GCATTGCAAGCTGTGCAGCAGCTCCCATTATCTCATGTCCGGCTGCGGCTGTAAGGCACACCTGATCGATTTCTTTTAACATGAAACATGCGGGGAAGTTAACCTGTGCTACTTTCTCAGCCATATGAAGAGCAGCAAGAGCTTTTGCTTTTGCATAAGGGTTTGCAAATCCAGCATGCTCAACACATTTCTCAGGTTTTGCAAAAATGTGTGGGAGCTCCAGTTCCTTTCCTGATTTGCCAGATGCAACCTGGTCGGTTACCTTATCCAGTTCTTCTTGAATGAGTCTAACAACACCACATACAGATAGCACTTTCATTGCATCGGAGTTAAAGGATGCCATCTCCACTGGGTCAAGGAACTCTCTCTTTGCTCCGATAAGAGGGTCTACTGGGAGAATTATATATCCAAAGCCTTCCTGCTCAAGAGCTTCTCTGGCTTCTTTCTTTGTTGGGCCATCTGAGACAACAATACAGGGGACGTCTTTCCAGATCTCACGAGCCGCAGTGGGACCCGGAGCTGCTGCATTCGGGCTGATAATTACCACGAAATCTGGATTCCATTGCTTGAAATTTTCAGTATCTGCAGCTTCGGCAGGGCTCATCTTAGCCCCTGTACTAAATACACGTACTGTAATCCCTTCTCTAGCTGCAATTTCATCCTGGATCAGATTAATAACCTGGCTCATACCCAGGTTGCCCATTTTTATAAAACCTATGTTGACCATTTTTCTCAAAATCCTTTGTTAACCAATTTCTTCAATAATGGAATTCCTAAAGGGTTTATAACTCTTTTGGCAATCTTCGTACCTTATCAAACTTATTTTTATAAATATATATGCAATATATAATCATTATTCAGTATGTTTTTGAGCTCCTCCGAAAAGCTTAAAAAGGATGTGATTTATTTCACTCAAAAACGTTGACATCAATGCTGTTGTTTTGTGGTTTTGTTTAACAGGACCCGTACTATAATTTGAAAACTTTATCCGTTGGTGGGCTTTTAATGTCAGGGCAAATACCTTATACTGAGTTGCGGGGGTACCTTTGAAGGAGGTACCAGGCAGCTGCCCTTTTTCGGGAATCATCCCGCTATATTTAAAATTATTCAGGTCCAGGTTTTGATTGAGTGAACTGTCCTACGTACAATTCTACAGAAAACAAAATGATTGTTTTTGATATGGATAGCACCCTTATAGACGCTGAGACTATCGATGAGCTCGCCAGGGCTGCAGGTGTTGTAAGCAAAGTAGAGGAGATTACAAAGAGAGCGATGTATGGAGACCTTGATTTCGAGCAAGCGCTTATCGAAAGGGTAAGACTTCTTAAGGGACTTCCCCTTGAAACTGCCCTTGACGCAGTAGACAAAATCAATCTGATGCCGGGAGCGGCAGAACTTATTCTCTACGTCAAAAGTAGGGGCTATAAAACTGCAATGATCTCAGGCGGATTTACTATCTCTGCTGATGTAATAGGTAAGGTGCTTGGTATCGATTTCATTGTTTCCAACGAACTGCTTGTGGAAGACGGCTGCCTTACAGGCAAAGTTGTTGGCCCTATCACACAGAGCGACTCAAAAGCAAAGGTATTTGAGGAACTTACCCGGCTCAACGGAGTCCGGCCAGAGCAATGTGTGGTTGTCGGGGACGGCGCAAATGATGCCTGTATTTTTGAGAAGGCAGGTTTTGCCATAGCTTTCAATCCCAAGCCCATCCTGAGGGAATATGCGGACGTGGTCATAACAAAAAAAGATCTTAGAGCCGTTATCCCTGTTCTTGAATCTCTTTCTTATCAATGTTGTAATCAGGCACAGCATGTCGACATCGAACAGTAGAACTACCAAAATGCCAGCTTTTTTGCTGGATCGGGAGGCACAATAAGAGATGCTAAAAGAATTGCAGAAAAAAAGATCAGATTTGAAGATCATTTCTGAAGAAGCTAAGGAAAAGAGAAATGCTTTAAACGCAGAGGCTAGCGCCCTCGCTGCGAAGCGTAATGAACTGAACAAGAAGACAAAAGACCTTATCAATGAAGCCCAGGAATTAAAAGCCCTCAGGGATGAAATCAACGAGAAGGTCAGCGAATTCAAGAATAAACGCGACGAAACCAATGCCAGGGCAAACGAACTCTTTGCAAAGGCTGATGCTATCAGGAAACAGAACAACCTGGGTGGCCCATCAATAAAAGCCCTGAGAAAAGACATCGATCGCCTTGAATTTGCCCAGCAGACTGAAGTCTTGAGCACAAGCAAGGAAAGGGAACTCGTTGGCAAGATTACTCAGCTTCAAAAACAATACCAGATCAAAAAATCCCAGCTTGAGAGCAACCTCGAACTGAAGAACATTCTGGACGAAGCCCAGAGGATCCGAGATGAAGCCTCAGAATACCACAACCAGCTGGCTGAGTATGCCAGGAAGGCTCAGGAATACCATGAGAAGATGATTGCCGCTTTCAAAGAGGCTGACAGAACCAGGGCAGAGTCTGACATTGCCCACCGGGAATTTGTAAGAGCTCAGGAAGCAGCTGACGAACAGCACAAGATTTTTATCAATGCCCAGAAGGAAATTCGGGAGCTTGACAAAGAAATCTTTAAACTCAAGAAGAAAGAGAAAGAAGGAAAGTCACGAGTTGTCAAGTCCGAGCTTCAGAAGGATGCTAAGTCCATCTTCGAAAAGTTCAAGGGCGGAGCGAAACTCACCACCGAAGATCTTATGACTCTTCAAAGGTCGGGTTTAGTCTAATCCATCTTAGTAAAAATTAGCTGAAAAATATCAATTTCCGTTGCAGGTCGAGATAGATCTGCACCCCTATTTTCCCGGCCTGCTCTATACTTGTCACTTATTCTATTTTTCCCAGGTTGACTCTTCTTACACTTTCCGGTTTTCTATATTATTCTGGTTTCCTCTTTACTTTTATTTTCAATTATTATTTTCAATCTATTCTGAGATTCTCCATTACATTACTAAAATTATTGTAAATTATTAAGAATTACTTCCAATCCGGAGCCTTCATATTTTTCGATTTATTCAAGGAGATTTAGATATTTCTCCCTGAATTCAGGATTCCTCATAAGGCAGCCTTCATATTTTTCGATTTATTCAAGGAGATTTAGATATTTCTCCCTGAATTCAGGATTCCTCATAAGGCAGCACTTTGCATTATATACAGGATCTTCCCTGATCTTTTTCCAGACATCCTTTATCCTGTCTCTATGGACGTTTCCATAAGGAATCGGGATACAGGCGCAGGGGAGAATATCCCCTTCCGGGGTGATATGGAGCCACTTACGGCCTGCCATGCAGCCTGTAGTCTTCATAACCTGAGGGATGGGAAAGACTCTGGGACCTTCTTTTTCCCTGGCTCTGGATACAAAGTTATCAAATTTTCTTAAATCTTTTGGAGTCATTATTTCGGAGGCGTGATCCATCCACCTGCCAGTGGGGACTATCTCGTAAAAGGAAAGCTCGTGGACTTTGAGTTTGGATGCAAGAGCATATAATTCATCAAGCTCGTTCACATTGTCTCTGGAAAGCACAACATATATATTTACAAGGAGCCCTGCATTGACTCCGTTTTTGACGGCTTCAACTGCACTTTTAAAAACTCCTTTTCTGCCCCTTACGTAATCATGTTTCTCTTCATATGCGCTGTCAAAGCTGACAGTAAGGGAATAAAGCCCTGCTTCTTTCAGGCTGCTGGCACGCTCTTGGGTCAGCCCTGCCCCCGAAGTGAACAAGCCTGTAATAGCTTTCTCAGGATTAACATACCTTATGAGATCTTCTAGACCCTGATATGTAAGGGGCTCACCTCCATCAAAGATCACGAAGGTTGTGCCCATCTCAAGTACCTGGTCTATTATGGATTTTACGGTTTCGGGGGCAAGTTTTTTCCGGTTTTTCGTGTCAGGCAGAGCACAGTGGATACAGTTGTTAGGGCATTCTTCAGTAATGGATATAGTTACCTGGTCCGGGATCATTTTTCCCAGAAAGGAAAAAAACTGGCTTTTTACCAGGCGGTCAAAACCCGGGCTTGGTACCGGGGGCATCCAGGTTGAACAGATGAGCCTGTCTGCCTCTGTTTTTACAGGCTTCTCACCTTCAAAAAGTGAAAGATTTTTTTCAAGGCTTTTTCTCATAAGGAAAGACCCAGCCCCGCTGACTTTCATCCTCATGTATCCGTCTTCGATTTCGGTATAAACTCTAAGAATCGGGCTTTTAAAGAAGTCGTATTGCATATTGCTTCCTGCACCTGATAGTTGATGCTAATGTCAATATAAGTTCTGTTCTCTTGCTCTTTTAAACTTCAGTTTATTTATTCCTCAGAAGTGCCCTGCACTTTAGGATGGCAGAAGGTTTTTTCTTTAGCATGAATGCAAAAATTTGCATTGCCTGCTCAATTGAGCTTCCATGAATAAATGAAAGATCCTCTTTTTCAAAAACCTTTACCATCTCATCAATTTCCTTATCCGTCATTTTTCTGAGGGTCTCAAGCCCTATACGTCCCAGGTAATGCTCTGCTTTAAATTCTTTTTCCCAGATCCTCCGGTACTCTAAAAGGGCAGATTTAGAGACATTTCCTTTTCTTACGGCATCTGCAGCCACATCTCCACAGATCTGACCTGCCCTCATCGCATAGCCTATTCCTGACTGACCTGCTGCTCCACCAGCAACCATTATCCCGTCGGTTATGTATTCTTTCGGAATCGTTACTATGGGGTCTCCACCTGAAAGCTTTCTTACAACCTCAAGCTCTTTGAGCCCTTTAAGCTTTTTGAAATTCTCAACCCAGGCATTAAGGTAAGGCGTTGCGTCCGTTCCACATCTGCGGACATAGGCTCCAATTGAGGCATTATCGCCTCCTCTTGGGGCATATGTAGTCTTCCATCCAGGAGCATGATTTCCTATGTAATACTCAAACATCTTCGGTTTACCAAGCCCGGGGCTTTTAATATCCAGTTCAATTCCCCACGCAATATCTTCAGGGTATCTCATTGTTTTCAGACCCAGATGGGAAGCCAGTTTTGAGTTTATACCGTTGGCAATAATAATCAGTTTCGAGGTGAATATCCCGCCAGAGGTGTTGACAATAAAATTCTCTTCTTCTCTATGGATTTCCCGAACTTCAATTCCCTCTCGAAGGTCTACGCCGGATTTTAGTATTTTTTTCGCATAAAACCTGTCAAAGGCGGTTTTATCAATCGCATACCCGGGAGCTTCAACCTCCACTATCCTTCCTGACGGGGAAATAATCTTCATACCTTTGAGATAATGCGTCACATAGGAAGGATCCACTTTCTCTCCACATTTATCGAACATCCCCTTAAAAAACGAATTTGCAGGATGGGGAGGATGCCCTATTTTCTCTTTTTTTTCCAGTAAAAGAACTGAC
The Methanosarcina thermophila TM-1 genome window above contains:
- the serB gene encoding phosphoserine phosphatase SerB, producing the protein MNCPTYNSTENKMIVFDMDSTLIDAETIDELARAAGVVSKVEEITKRAMYGDLDFEQALIERVRLLKGLPLETALDAVDKINLMPGAAELILYVKSRGYKTAMISGGFTISADVIGKVLGIDFIVSNELLVEDGCLTGKVVGPITQSDSKAKVFEELTRLNGVRPEQCVVVGDGANDACIFEKAGFAIAFNPKPILREYADVVITKKDLRAVIPVLESLSYQCCNQAQHVDIEQ
- a CDS encoding F420-dependent methylenetetrahydromethanopterin dehydrogenase, whose translation is MVNIGFIKMGNLGMSQVINLIQDEIAAREGITVRVFSTGAKMSPAEAADTENFKQWNPDFVVIISPNAAAPGPTAAREIWKDVPCIVVSDGPTKKEAREALEQEGFGYIILPVDPLIGAKREFLDPVEMASFNSDAMKVLSVCGVVRLIQEELDKVTDQVASGKSGKELELPHIFAKPEKCVEHAGFANPYAKAKALAALHMAEKVAQVNFPACFMLKEIDQVCLTAAAGHEIMGAAAQLAMQAREIEKSNDTVFRQPHAKNGALLKKVKLYEKPQ
- a CDS encoding radical SAM protein — translated: MQYDFFKSPILRVYTEIEDGYMRMKVSGAGSFLMRKSLEKNLSLFEGEKPVKTEADRLICSTWMPPVPSPGFDRLVKSQFFSFLGKMIPDQVTISITEECPNNCIHCALPDTKNRKKLAPETVKSIIDQVLEMGTTFVIFDGGEPLTYQGLEDLIRYVNPEKAITGLFTSGAGLTQERASSLKEAGLYSLTVSFDSAYEEKHDYVRGRKGVFKSAVEAVKNGVNAGLLVNIYVVLSRDNVNELDELYALASKLKVHELSFYEIVPTGRWMDHASEIMTPKDLRKFDNFVSRAREKEGPRVFPIPQVMKTTGCMAGRKWLHITPEGDILPCACIPIPYGNVHRDRIKDVWKKIREDPVYNAKCCLMRNPEFREKYLNLLE
- a CDS encoding NAD(P)/FAD-dependent oxidoreductase is translated as MDADIIVVGASPAGLMAARNAWEKGSSVLLLEKKEKIGHPPHPANSFFKGMFDKCGEKVDPSYVTHYLKGMKIISPSGRIVEVEAPGYAIDKTAFDRFYAKKILKSGVDLREGIEVREIHREEENFIVNTSGGIFTSKLIIIANGINSKLASHLGLKTMRYPEDIAWGIELDIKSPGLGKPKMFEYYIGNHAPGWKTTYAPRGGDNASIGAYVRRCGTDATPYLNAWVENFKKLKGLKELEVVRKLSGGDPIVTIPKEYITDGIMVAGGAAGQSGIGYAMRAGQICGDVAADAVRKGNVSKSALLEYRRIWEKEFKAEHYLGRIGLETLRKMTDKEIDEMVKVFEKEDLSFIHGSSIEQAMQIFAFMLKKKPSAILKCRALLRNK
- a CDS encoding coiled-coil protein; translation: MLKELQKKRSDLKIISEEAKEKRNALNAEASALAAKRNELNKKTKDLINEAQELKALRDEINEKVSEFKNKRDETNARANELFAKADAIRKQNNLGGPSIKALRKDIDRLEFAQQTEVLSTSKERELVGKITQLQKQYQIKKSQLESNLELKNILDEAQRIRDEASEYHNQLAEYARKAQEYHEKMIAAFKEADRTRAESDIAHREFVRAQEAADEQHKIFINAQKEIRELDKEIFKLKKKEKEGKSRVVKSELQKDAKSIFEKFKGGAKLTTEDLMTLQRSGLV